Proteins encoded within one genomic window of Rhododendron vialii isolate Sample 1 chromosome 1a, ASM3025357v1:
- the LOC131329863 gene encoding uncharacterized protein LOC131329863 yields the protein MLAYPVRLISRMDPLKYLFEKPALTGKLTRWLLMLAEFELKYVTRKSVKRRAVVEFLADYPIEGGEDVEFKFSDEDLMIIAEDVWKLYFDGAANQKGFGIGVLLIAPDRSHIPLAFKLNFEVTNNQVEYEACIIGMEAAIEIGIEKLEVVGDSNLVVSQANGDWKVKEEKLKPYHQDLEDLIPHFNKVTFIHVLRLKNQFANALATLASMVEIPVSVKLRPIMIEQRDSPVYQHVMVINEPDDGHPWYYDIWRFVERGEYPTDASKKDRIALQRLAAQYIICGGNLYRRSHCGMHKLSIYRAEAERVIKEIHEGVCEPHMNGKMLVKKILRQGYFWSTMETECLEYVRRCHKCQIHANLMHVPPLELHQMTSPWPFSVWGIDVIRRITPAASNDHKVILVAMDYFTKWVEAASYTTLTAVRVAHFIKHNVIYRYGVPQAFVSDNRVHFKGRAKEVMEEF from the coding sequence ATGCTGGCATACCCGGTAAGGTTAATCTCTCGAATGGATCCTTTGAAGTACCTGTTTGAAAAACCAGCTCTCACGGGGAAGCTGACACGCTGGTTGCTTATGTTGGCAGAGTTTGAACTCAAATATGTCACAAGGAAGTCAGTAAAAAGAAGGGCCGTTGTGGAATTTTTGGCTGACTATCCGATTGAAGGAGGAGAAGATGTCGAGTTTAAGTTTTCGGATGAGGATTTGATGATCATAGCCGAGGATGTTTGGAAGTTGTACTTCGACGGGGCTGCTAATCAGAAAGGGTTTGGAATTGGTGTGCTATTAATAGCACCCGATAGATCCCACATaccgcttgcattcaagctaaattttgaagtcaccaacaatcaagtaGAGTACGAGGCTTGTATTATTGGCATGGAAGCAGCCATCGAAATTGGTATAGAAAAATTGGAAGTGGTGGGAGACTCGAACTTAGTGGTGTCACAAGCCAATGGCGACTGGAAAGTCAAGGAGGAAAAGTTAAAGCCGTATCATCAAGACCTTGAAGATCTCATCCCTCATTTCAACAAGGTAACTTTTATTCACGTACTGAGGCTCAAGAATCAATTTGCGAATGCTTTGGCAACGCTGGCATCCATGGTTGAAATCCCTGTCAGTGTGAAACTAAGACCCATTATGATTGAACAAAGAGATTCCCCGGTGTACCAGCATGTTATGGTTATTAATGAACCTGATGATGGCCACCCTTGGTATTATGACATTTGGAGATTTGTGGAAAGGGGAGAATATCCTACAGACGCAAGCAAGAAAGATCGAATTGCTCTCCAAAGGCTCGCAGCCCAATACATCATCTGCGGGGGAAATTTGTATCGGAGGTCACACTGTGGAATGCACAAGCTATCTATCTATAGAGCAGAAGCGGAAAGAGTGATAAAGGAGATTCATGAAGGAGTTTGCGAACCTCATATGAACGGCAAGATGCTCGTCAAGAAAATTCTCAGACAGGGATACTTCTGGTCCACCATGGAAACGGAGTGTTTAGAATATGTACGGAGATGTCATAAGTGTCAAATCCATGCCAATCTCATGCATGTTCCACCATTAGAACTGCACCAAatgacttctccttggcctttctcaGTATGGGGAATCGACGTTATTAGAAGAATCACACCGGCCGCGTCCAACGATCACAAGGTCATCTTGGTTGCAATGGATTATTTCACAAAGTGGGTAGAAGCTGCTTCTTACACAACCCTGACTGCTGTACGAGTTGCACATTTTATCAAACATAATGTCATCTATCGGTATGGGGTTCCTCAAGCGTTCGTGTCAGACAATAGGGTTCACTTCAAGGGTCGAGCTAAGGAAGTTATGGAGGAATTTTAG